One stretch of Cellulomonas wangsupingiae DNA includes these proteins:
- a CDS encoding DUF3046 domain-containing protein, translating into MRHRELTQVVDDVLGPVEGRLLLSELVLGALGDRTGAAALADGVEPRVVWHALCDALGVPESARWGTDAHRQAPPRNAGR; encoded by the coding sequence GTGAGACACCGTGAGTTGACCCAGGTGGTGGACGACGTGCTGGGGCCCGTCGAGGGCAGGCTGCTGCTGTCCGAGCTCGTGCTGGGCGCGCTGGGTGACCGCACCGGTGCGGCGGCGCTCGCGGACGGCGTCGAGCCGCGCGTCGTGTGGCACGCGCTGTGCGACGCGCTCGGTGTCCCCGAGTCCGCGCGCTGGGGCACCGACGCGCACCGCCAGGCGCCACCGCGGAACGCGGGGCGCTGA
- a CDS encoding DEAD/DEAH box helicase — MDEPLVPQVGAPARALLDRTTALARTARDVLDHLDGTVLRIADTVARDREQRVRAELALVPVARIGDATDRNLRLGRLEDAGYRVAADLIGVPADALEQVPGVGPHTARAAAAAVEQLADVAREVTAPRLRLDRPDGAPDVLATTQLLALLARSLRLHPLVEPHRQALVDHVRTVEAFAPVAAPTRRRWRHVLARPATRRAARHALGVLAEADAWAERTGLGAVVEHLAAACAEPDPTQGVLWDDVESRPATYTTELLRLVPAAIDLVVERGLLAADLAAQVADHPLDTAALRVRLRGYQDFGARFLLHQGRALLGDEMGLGKTVQAIAAMAHVTAQGATHLLVVCPASVLVTWQREIERHSTLTPVRVHGPDAAAAGERWLRDGGVAVATYGSLRHVPALECPASAPVSSGPGGDAVPGITAGALGMLVVDEAHLVKNPRTARAREVRAWAARTARVALLTGTPMENRVGDFVELVRLVQPDLAAGLPRHLGLAGRDAFRRAVAPVYLRRDRDDVLVELPALTVVDEWEELTGEGQRAYRAAVSTGDLMTMRRVASVRDGHPTSGKLGRLLEIVADARAHGRRVVVFSWFRDVLDVVADALVRHGGATVVGPLTGDVPPQRRQEMVDELAALDASVGAVLVAQVQAGGVGLNLQCASVAVLCEPQLTPAAEAQAFARLHRMGQLRPVTAHRLLAEGTVDERLVALLADKALEFDTYVRDSLLAEQTVRAVDVTQADLARDVVAWEQAQWGRGPLWDAPSEVLEA; from the coding sequence GTGGACGAACCCCTGGTGCCGCAGGTCGGTGCGCCGGCGCGCGCGCTGCTGGACCGCACCACGGCGCTGGCGCGCACGGCCAGGGACGTCCTGGACCACCTGGACGGCACCGTGCTGCGCATCGCCGACACGGTGGCGCGCGACCGCGAGCAGCGCGTGCGCGCCGAGCTCGCGCTCGTCCCCGTCGCCAGGATCGGGGACGCGACGGACCGCAACCTGCGCCTCGGCAGGCTCGAGGACGCCGGCTACCGCGTGGCCGCCGACCTCATCGGGGTGCCCGCCGACGCGCTGGAGCAGGTCCCCGGCGTCGGGCCGCACACGGCCCGGGCCGCGGCGGCCGCCGTCGAGCAGCTCGCGGACGTCGCGCGGGAGGTGACCGCGCCGCGCCTGCGCCTCGACCGGCCCGACGGCGCACCCGACGTCCTGGCGACCACGCAGCTGCTCGCGCTGCTGGCACGCTCGCTGCGGCTGCACCCGCTGGTCGAGCCCCACCGGCAGGCGCTCGTCGACCACGTGCGGACCGTCGAGGCGTTCGCACCGGTCGCCGCGCCCACCCGCCGCCGGTGGCGGCACGTGCTCGCCCGGCCCGCCACCCGGCGCGCCGCGCGGCACGCGCTGGGCGTGCTGGCCGAGGCCGATGCCTGGGCGGAGCGCACCGGCCTGGGCGCTGTCGTCGAGCACCTCGCCGCCGCGTGCGCGGAGCCCGACCCGACGCAGGGCGTCCTGTGGGACGACGTCGAGTCCCGCCCCGCCACGTACACGACCGAGCTCCTGCGCCTCGTGCCCGCCGCGATCGACCTGGTCGTCGAGCGGGGTCTCCTGGCGGCCGACCTGGCCGCCCAGGTGGCCGACCACCCGCTCGACACCGCTGCGCTGCGGGTGCGCCTGCGCGGCTACCAGGACTTCGGTGCCCGGTTCCTGCTGCACCAGGGCCGCGCGCTGCTCGGCGACGAGATGGGGCTCGGCAAGACCGTGCAGGCGATCGCCGCGATGGCGCACGTCACCGCGCAGGGCGCCACCCACCTGCTCGTGGTGTGCCCGGCGAGCGTCCTGGTGACGTGGCAGCGCGAGATCGAGCGCCACTCGACGCTGACGCCGGTCCGCGTGCACGGGCCCGACGCGGCCGCCGCGGGGGAGCGGTGGCTGCGGGACGGCGGCGTCGCCGTGGCCACGTACGGGTCGCTGCGCCACGTACCGGCGCTCGAGTGCCCGGCGTCCGCTCCGGTGTCGTCGGGGCCGGGCGGCGACGCTGTGCCCGGCATCACCGCCGGTGCGCTCGGCATGCTCGTCGTCGACGAGGCGCACCTGGTGAAGAACCCGCGCACCGCGCGGGCCCGTGAGGTCCGGGCCTGGGCGGCCCGCACCGCGCGCGTGGCGCTGCTGACGGGCACGCCGATGGAGAACCGCGTCGGCGACTTCGTCGAGCTGGTGCGCCTCGTGCAGCCGGACCTCGCAGCAGGTCTGCCGCGTCATCTCGGGCTGGCCGGCCGTGACGCGTTCCGCCGCGCCGTGGCGCCGGTGTACCTGCGGCGTGACCGCGACGACGTGCTGGTGGAGCTGCCCGCCCTGACCGTCGTGGACGAGTGGGAGGAGCTGACGGGGGAGGGTCAGCGGGCCTACCGCGCGGCGGTGTCCACCGGCGACCTCATGACGATGCGCAGGGTCGCGTCGGTGCGCGACGGGCACCCCACCTCGGGCAAGCTCGGCCGGCTGCTGGAGATCGTCGCCGACGCGCGGGCGCACGGGCGGCGGGTCGTCGTGTTCTCGTGGTTCCGGGACGTGCTGGACGTCGTCGCCGACGCGCTCGTGCGGCACGGGGGTGCCACGGTCGTCGGCCCTCTGACGGGTGACGTCCCGCCGCAGCGGCGCCAGGAGATGGTCGACGAGCTCGCGGCGCTCGACGCGTCGGTCGGTGCGGTGCTCGTCGCCCAGGTCCAGGCCGGGGGGGTGGGGCTGAACCTGCAGTGCGCCTCGGTGGCGGTCCTCTGCGAGCCGCAGCTGACCCCCGCGGCCGAGGCGCAGGCGTTCGCGCGTCTGCACCGCATGGGCCAGCTGCGGCCCGTGACCGCGCACCGCCTCCTCGCCGAGGGCACGGTCGACGAGCGGCTCGTGGCGCTGCTCGCGGACAAGGCGCTCGAGTTCGACACGTACGTGCGCGACTCGCTGCTCGCGGAGCAGACGGTCCGGGCCGTCGACGTGACGCAGGCGGACCTGGCACGGGACGTCGTCGCCTGGGAGCAGGCGCAGTGGGGCCGCGGGCCCCTGTGGGACGCCCCGTCGGAGGTCCTGGAGGCCTGA
- a CDS encoding amino acid ABC transporter permease, whose translation MTQSVLFDVPGPRTRRRMMVVNIVAAVVVAGIGAWVLVLLDRKGQLDAALWRPFLQPGTWTDYLLPGLRDTLRAAGLAIVASAVLGLVLGLGRLSGSRVVRWLAGTVVEFFRAVPVLLMMIFFYAGISQLRVVEPRDVPLLAVVLGLTLYNGSVFAELVRSGVHNLPRGQREAALAVGLRPAQSLRIVEIPQALIAMLPAIASQLVVILKDTALGAIITYPELLDAARRFGSGNGNILQALLVAAVVFIVINYALTALAERLASRVGRLTAGTAKAEAPALAATIDQ comes from the coding sequence ATGACCCAGTCCGTCCTGTTCGACGTCCCCGGCCCTCGCACGCGGCGACGGATGATGGTGGTCAACATCGTGGCCGCCGTCGTCGTCGCCGGCATCGGGGCCTGGGTCCTCGTGCTGCTCGACCGCAAGGGCCAGCTCGACGCGGCCCTGTGGCGGCCGTTCCTCCAGCCCGGCACGTGGACGGACTACCTGCTGCCGGGGCTGCGGGACACCCTGCGGGCCGCCGGGCTGGCGATCGTCGCATCGGCCGTGCTCGGCCTCGTGCTGGGCCTCGGCCGGCTGTCCGGCTCCCGGGTCGTGAGGTGGCTGGCGGGGACCGTCGTCGAGTTCTTCCGCGCGGTGCCCGTGCTGCTGATGATGATCTTCTTCTACGCGGGCATCTCGCAGCTGCGCGTCGTCGAGCCGCGCGACGTGCCGCTGCTGGCCGTCGTGCTCGGCCTGACGCTCTACAACGGGTCGGTGTTCGCCGAGCTGGTGCGGTCGGGCGTCCACAACCTCCCCCGCGGGCAGCGCGAGGCCGCCCTCGCGGTCGGTCTGCGGCCGGCGCAGTCGCTGCGGATCGTCGAGATCCCCCAGGCCCTGATCGCGATGCTCCCCGCGATCGCCAGCCAGCTCGTCGTGATCCTCAAGGACACCGCCCTCGGCGCGATCATCACCTACCCCGAGCTGCTCGACGCGGCACGCCGGTTCGGCTCCGGGAACGGCAACATCCTGCAGGCGCTGCTCGTGGCCGCCGTGGTCTTCATCGTCATCAACTACGCGCTCACGGCGCTGGCCGAGCGCCTCGCGTCCCGCGTCGGCCGGCTGACCGCCGGGACGGCGAAGGCCGAGGCACCGGCGCTGGCGGCGACGATCGACCAGTAG
- a CDS encoding MBL fold metallo-hydrolase — MSVRVRWLGHATVVLDVADVRLVTDPLLRRHAGLLRRRGGQAPRPSDWRGADAALVSHLHHDHAELGSLRMLGPVPVLAAPSSAHWLTAHGLDGVALAEGHWGAVGREVRVRTVPAVHGHRPMPHRPNAATGFVVRGGGLTVWFAGDTGPFPGLARVPELAGAPVDLALVPVGGWGPRLSGGHLDPVEAARACALVGARVAVPVHWGTLHAPASRGLPPGWMDRAGRAFAAAVQRVAPGVRPCVLAPGEATEVSPAVPGPRPTGR; from the coding sequence GTGAGCGTGCGCGTGCGGTGGCTGGGCCACGCGACGGTCGTGCTGGACGTGGCCGACGTGCGGCTCGTCACCGACCCGTTGCTCCGCCGCCACGCCGGTCTGCTGCGCCGGCGGGGCGGGCAGGCGCCGCGGCCCTCGGACTGGCGCGGCGCGGACGCCGCGCTCGTCTCGCACCTGCACCACGACCACGCCGAGCTGGGGTCGCTGCGGATGCTCGGGCCGGTGCCGGTGCTCGCCGCGCCGTCGAGCGCGCACTGGCTCACCGCGCACGGGCTGGACGGCGTGGCCCTGGCGGAGGGGCACTGGGGCGCCGTCGGGCGCGAGGTGCGCGTGCGCACCGTGCCGGCGGTGCACGGGCACCGGCCCATGCCGCACCGCCCGAACGCCGCGACGGGGTTCGTGGTGCGCGGCGGCGGGCTCACGGTGTGGTTCGCGGGGGACACCGGGCCGTTCCCCGGGCTGGCCCGTGTGCCCGAGCTCGCCGGGGCGCCCGTCGACCTGGCCCTGGTGCCGGTCGGGGGGTGGGGTCCGCGGCTGTCGGGCGGGCACCTGGACCCTGTCGAGGCGGCGCGCGCGTGCGCGCTGGTCGGGGCGCGTGTCGCCGTGCCGGTCCACTGGGGCACGCTGCACGCGCCCGCCTCGCGCGGGCTGCCGCCGGGGTGGATGGACCGGGCGGGGCGCGCGTTCGCGGCCGCGGTCCAGCGCGTGGCACCGGGCGTGCGGCCCTGCGTCCTGGCGCCGGGGGAGGCGACCGAGGTGAGTCCCGCCGTGCCCGGGCCACGTCCGACCGGGCGGTGA
- the recA gene encoding recombinase RecA has protein sequence MPAPDRAKALEAALSQIDRQFGKGSVMRLGDETRAPVEVIPTGSIALDIALGIGGLPRGRVVEVYGPESSGKTTVALHAVANAQKAGGIAAFIDAEHALDPEYAKKLGVDTDALLVSQPDTGEQALEIMDTLIRSGAIDIIVIDSVAALVPKAEIEGEMGDSHVGLQARLMSQALRKITGALNSSGTTAIFINQLREKIGVFFGSPETTTGGKALKFYASVRLDIRRIETLKEGTEAVGNRTRVKVVKNKMAPPFKQAEFDILYGVGISREGSLIDMGVEHGFVRKSGAWFTYEGDQLGQGKENARKFLRDNPDLANELDKKIKEKLGIGAKVDAPADAPVAVDF, from the coding sequence ATGCCCGCTCCGGACCGCGCCAAGGCCCTTGAGGCCGCACTCAGCCAGATCGACCGCCAGTTCGGCAAGGGGTCGGTCATGCGCCTCGGCGACGAGACCCGTGCGCCCGTCGAGGTGATCCCCACGGGCTCCATCGCGCTCGACATCGCGCTCGGCATCGGCGGCCTGCCCCGCGGCCGCGTCGTCGAGGTGTACGGGCCGGAGTCCTCCGGCAAGACGACGGTCGCGCTGCACGCGGTCGCCAACGCGCAGAAGGCCGGCGGCATCGCGGCCTTCATCGACGCCGAGCACGCGCTCGACCCCGAGTACGCCAAGAAGCTCGGCGTCGACACCGACGCGCTGCTCGTGTCGCAGCCCGACACCGGTGAGCAGGCCCTCGAGATCATGGACACGCTGATCCGCTCGGGCGCGATCGACATCATCGTCATCGACTCCGTGGCCGCTCTCGTGCCCAAGGCCGAGATCGAGGGCGAGATGGGCGACTCGCACGTCGGTCTGCAGGCGCGGCTCATGTCGCAGGCGCTGCGCAAGATCACCGGTGCGCTCAACTCGTCGGGGACGACGGCGATCTTCATCAACCAGCTGCGCGAGAAGATCGGTGTCTTCTTCGGCAGCCCCGAGACCACCACGGGTGGCAAGGCGCTGAAGTTCTACGCGTCGGTCCGCCTGGACATCCGGCGCATCGAGACCCTCAAGGAGGGCACCGAGGCGGTCGGCAACCGCACGCGCGTCAAGGTCGTGAAGAACAAGATGGCCCCGCCGTTCAAGCAGGCCGAGTTCGACATCCTCTACGGCGTCGGCATCTCCCGCGAGGGCTCGCTCATCGACATGGGCGTGGAGCACGGCTTCGTGCGCAAGTCCGGTGCGTGGTTCACGTACGAGGGCGACCAGCTCGGTCAGGGCAAGGAGAACGCGCGCAAGTTCCTGCGCGACAACCCGGACCTGGCCAACGAGCTCGACAAGAAGATCAAGGAGAAGCTCGGCATCGGGGCGAAGGTCGACGCGCCGGCGGACGCACCGGTCGCCGTCGACTTCTGA
- a CDS encoding regulatory protein RecX: protein MGELTGRSAGRRGRPAPEPPDVGAAAQDAEPDPESVARAIVLRRLTGAPQSRAQLADALARRDVPDDVSTRVLDRFTEVGLVDDQEYARILVRSRHAERGLSRRALGVELRRKGIDDETAAVALADVDDADEEKAARELVRRRLRSTAALATEVRIRRTYGALGRKGYPAGLVARLVREELAAEGADADLGDAGDLDA, encoded by the coding sequence GTGGGGGAGCTCACCGGCCGGTCCGCGGGGCGCCGCGGCCGGCCGGCTCCTGAGCCGCCGGACGTCGGCGCCGCCGCGCAGGACGCCGAACCCGACCCCGAGTCGGTCGCGCGAGCGATCGTGCTCCGGCGTCTGACGGGCGCTCCGCAGTCGCGTGCGCAGCTCGCGGACGCGCTCGCGCGGCGAGACGTCCCCGACGACGTCTCCACCCGTGTGCTCGACCGCTTCACCGAGGTCGGGCTCGTCGACGACCAGGAGTACGCGCGGATCCTCGTGCGGTCGCGTCACGCCGAGCGCGGTCTGTCGCGCCGGGCGCTCGGCGTCGAGCTGCGCCGCAAGGGCATCGACGACGAGACGGCGGCGGTCGCGCTGGCGGACGTCGACGACGCGGACGAGGAGAAGGCCGCCCGCGAGCTGGTGCGCCGGCGCCTGCGTTCGACGGCCGCCCTCGCGACCGAGGTGCGCATCCGCAGGACGTACGGGGCGCTCGGACGCAAGGGGTACCCCGCCGGCCTCGTCGCGCGCCTCGTGCGTGAGGAGCTCGCGGCCGAGGGCGCCGACGCCGACCTGGGCGACGCGGGCGACCTCGACGCGTAG
- the rny gene encoding ribonuclease Y, with amino-acid sequence MEPAAFATVVGLLGACLVALILVLTARREADQHRRRASEDVARIRDEARAMLADAERRERRVADRERELAAERAATADLERRARAEAEALAEARRVAARELDKAERVAARTVADADRAANERLADARAQARAELESVSGITQDEALAELTRRIGDEAAAAAAAQVRRVEAQARRTAEARARRIVSTAVQRVAVPTSAQAAVTILPLPSDEMKGRIIGKEGRNIRHFEALTGVNVLVDETPDTVVLSCFDAERRELAEVTLETLMSDGRIHPQRIEAAYAEAVAGADDRHDAAGHDAAERAGVDRLHPDLVRTMGRLRLRSSYGQNVLEHLVESAQIAAAIASEVGADVAVARRGAFLHDLGKALTGQVAGPHAAVGADLARRAGESDAVVNAIAAHHDEVPAETVEAVLVQAADAVSAARPGARRQEIDQYVERMGELEALVTGFRGVRRALAMAAGREVRVVVEPDEVDDHALPQLASAIAKHIEADLTYPGEIRVTVVRELRASATAG; translated from the coding sequence GTGGAGCCGGCTGCGTTCGCTACGGTCGTCGGGCTGCTCGGTGCATGCCTGGTCGCCCTCATCCTGGTGCTGACCGCACGCCGTGAGGCCGACCAGCATCGCCGTCGGGCCAGCGAGGACGTCGCGCGGATCCGGGACGAGGCGCGCGCGATGCTGGCCGACGCCGAGCGCCGCGAGCGCCGCGTCGCCGACCGGGAGCGCGAGCTCGCCGCCGAGCGTGCCGCGACGGCCGACCTCGAACGGCGCGCCCGCGCCGAGGCCGAGGCGCTCGCGGAGGCCCGCCGGGTCGCGGCCCGCGAGCTCGACAAGGCCGAGCGCGTCGCGGCGCGCACGGTCGCGGACGCCGACCGCGCGGCCAACGAACGGCTCGCCGACGCCCGGGCCCAGGCGCGCGCCGAGCTGGAGTCCGTCAGCGGCATCACGCAGGACGAGGCGCTGGCGGAGCTGACGCGCCGCATCGGCGACGAGGCCGCCGCCGCCGCCGCGGCGCAGGTGCGTCGCGTCGAGGCCCAGGCCCGTCGGACGGCGGAGGCCCGTGCGCGGCGGATCGTGTCCACCGCGGTGCAGCGCGTCGCGGTGCCGACCAGCGCCCAGGCCGCCGTCACGATCCTGCCGCTGCCGTCGGACGAGATGAAGGGCCGCATCATCGGCAAGGAGGGGCGCAACATCCGGCACTTCGAGGCGCTCACCGGCGTCAACGTGCTCGTCGACGAGACGCCCGACACCGTCGTCCTGTCGTGCTTCGACGCCGAGCGGCGCGAGCTCGCCGAGGTGACGCTCGAGACCCTGATGTCGGACGGGCGCATCCACCCCCAGCGCATCGAGGCGGCGTACGCCGAAGCGGTTGCCGGCGCGGACGACCGCCACGACGCGGCCGGGCACGACGCGGCCGAGCGTGCGGGCGTCGACCGCCTGCACCCGGACCTCGTGCGCACGATGGGCCGGTTGCGGCTGCGGTCGTCGTACGGCCAGAACGTCCTGGAGCACCTCGTCGAGAGCGCGCAGATCGCCGCAGCGATCGCGAGCGAGGTGGGCGCCGACGTCGCCGTGGCCCGCCGCGGGGCGTTCCTGCACGACCTCGGCAAGGCCCTCACCGGGCAGGTCGCCGGCCCTCACGCGGCCGTGGGTGCGGATCTCGCGCGCCGGGCGGGGGAGTCGGACGCGGTCGTCAACGCCATCGCCGCCCACCACGACGAGGTGCCGGCCGAGACGGTGGAGGCGGTCCTGGTGCAGGCCGCGGACGCCGTGTCCGCGGCCCGGCCGGGTGCCCGCCGCCAGGAGATCGACCAGTACGTCGAGCGCATGGGTGAGCTCGAGGCCCTCGTCACGGGCTTCCGCGGTGTCCGTCGCGCCCTCGCGATGGCCGCCGGCAGGGAGGTCCGCGTCGTGGTCGAGCCGGACGAGGTCGACGACCACGCGCTGCCCCAGCTGGCGTCGGCGATCGCCAAGCACATCGAGGCGGACCTGACGTACCCCGGTGAGATCCGCGTGACCGTGGTGCGCGAGCTGCGGGCGAGCGCGACCGCGGGCTGA
- a CDS encoding alkaline phosphatase family protein codes for MTGGRGGPGAASVPPARARWLPRTADLTDAFFSLVVTALGLGIAIAVVDGVSASSPWGVLLAALAVGVGDLVLRAPLRLLATAAGAAGALVAGLAAQVLVAWVALLVAPGVTVASGWSVLWVLLLTSAVMAVGRWLWGSSDNAYVVADVVRRARRHARGSGSAAGGPRPPGLLVVQLDGVSAPVLHQAVDAGLVPTMQRWLESGSHRVDTWWATVPSTTPAAQAGLLHGAADQIPAFRWWDRGLGRLVVTNRPDDAALVEERLSDGAGLLSGGGTAVATIFSGDAAASYLVMSRGSRHGLGPGPAYARFFARPFVLARAVTVTAGEILKELYQARRQVVYDVQPRVSRGGWYVVLRAVTNVLLRDLATALVADALVRGDPTVFVDLVDYDEVAHHAGPTRPEALRSLEGLDQVLRILEEVARGAPRRYDLVVLSDHGQTLGATFEQVEGRSLLETVRALMAEPGVAGLESSDGEAWGPVNALLAGVLGRGGDPVVLGPDAGAGDRRHGRGRREDGPRLREHGRAGRAPDGGQGAPDVVVVGSGNLGLVWFPDAAERLVLEDLQVRWPGLVSGLAARPAVGVVVVDTRSRGLVAVGASGLRLLEADDDAVEGDDPLAAYPARAAADLARAARLPHTGDLLLVSAVGPRDQVHAFEGQVGSHGGLGGAQNLAFLLHPADLAVDDARCEDVDGLRLLVGPDAVHAQLVAWQVERGVRAPAARTSVREVG; via the coding sequence GTGACCGGCGGGCGGGGGGGTCCGGGTGCTGCGTCGGTCCCGCCGGCGCGCGCCCGCTGGCTGCCACGCACGGCCGACCTGACCGACGCGTTCTTCTCGCTCGTCGTGACGGCCCTCGGGCTGGGGATCGCGATCGCGGTGGTCGACGGCGTGAGCGCGTCCTCGCCGTGGGGCGTGCTGCTGGCGGCGCTCGCGGTGGGCGTCGGCGACCTCGTGCTGCGCGCCCCGCTGCGGCTGCTCGCCACCGCCGCGGGGGCCGCCGGCGCGCTCGTCGCGGGGCTGGCTGCGCAGGTCCTCGTCGCCTGGGTGGCGCTGCTCGTCGCGCCCGGCGTGACCGTGGCGTCCGGCTGGTCGGTGCTGTGGGTGCTGCTGCTCACGTCGGCCGTCATGGCGGTGGGGCGCTGGCTGTGGGGGTCGAGCGACAACGCGTACGTCGTCGCCGACGTCGTGCGCCGCGCGCGGCGTCACGCGCGCGGCAGCGGTTCAGCTGCCGGCGGGCCCCGTCCGCCCGGGCTGCTGGTCGTGCAGCTCGACGGGGTCAGCGCGCCCGTGCTCCACCAGGCCGTCGACGCGGGCCTGGTCCCGACCATGCAGCGCTGGCTCGAGTCGGGCAGCCACCGTGTCGACACGTGGTGGGCGACGGTCCCGTCGACGACGCCCGCGGCGCAGGCGGGTCTGCTGCACGGCGCCGCCGACCAGATCCCCGCCTTCCGCTGGTGGGACCGCGGCCTGGGTCGTCTCGTGGTGACGAACCGCCCGGACGACGCGGCGCTGGTCGAGGAGCGCCTGAGCGACGGCGCCGGGCTGCTGTCCGGGGGCGGGACGGCGGTGGCGACGATCTTCTCCGGCGACGCGGCCGCGTCGTACCTCGTGATGAGCCGGGGGTCCCGGCACGGCCTGGGTCCCGGCCCTGCCTACGCGCGGTTCTTCGCCCGGCCGTTCGTGCTCGCGCGCGCCGTGACGGTCACGGCCGGGGAGATCCTCAAGGAGCTGTACCAGGCGCGCCGCCAGGTCGTGTACGACGTGCAGCCGCGCGTGTCCCGCGGCGGGTGGTACGTCGTGCTGCGAGCGGTGACCAACGTGCTGCTGCGGGACCTGGCGACGGCGCTCGTGGCCGACGCGCTCGTCCGGGGCGACCCCACGGTGTTCGTCGACCTCGTCGACTACGACGAGGTCGCGCACCACGCCGGGCCGACCCGGCCCGAGGCGCTGCGCTCGCTCGAGGGGCTGGACCAGGTGCTGCGCATCCTCGAGGAGGTCGCCCGGGGTGCGCCGCGCCGGTACGACCTCGTGGTGCTCTCCGACCACGGCCAGACGCTCGGTGCCACGTTCGAGCAGGTGGAGGGTCGGTCGCTGCTGGAGACCGTGCGGGCGCTCATGGCCGAGCCGGGCGTGGCAGGGCTCGAGAGCTCGGACGGGGAGGCGTGGGGACCGGTCAACGCGCTGCTCGCCGGTGTGCTGGGCCGCGGCGGCGACCCCGTCGTGCTCGGGCCCGACGCCGGTGCGGGGGACCGCCGCCACGGACGCGGACGGCGTGAGGACGGCCCGCGGCTCCGCGAGCACGGCCGGGCGGGACGTGCGCCGGACGGCGGGCAGGGCGCCCCGGACGTGGTCGTCGTCGGCTCCGGGAACCTGGGCCTGGTGTGGTTCCCGGACGCCGCCGAGCGCCTCGTGCTCGAGGACCTGCAGGTCAGGTGGCCCGGTCTGGTGTCCGGCCTGGCCGCCCGTCCGGCCGTCGGCGTCGTCGTGGTCGACACCCGCTCACGCGGCCTGGTGGCCGTCGGCGCGTCGGGGCTGCGGCTGCTGGAGGCCGACGACGACGCCGTCGAGGGCGACGACCCGCTTGCGGCGTACCCGGCGCGCGCCGCGGCGGACCTCGCGCGGGCGGCACGGCTGCCCCACACGGGCGACCTGCTGCTCGTGTCCGCGGTGGGCCCGCGCGACCAGGTGCACGCGTTCGAGGGGCAGGTCGGGTCGCACGGCGGCCTGGGCGGCGCGCAGAACCTGGCGTTCCTGCTGCACCCGGCGGACCTGGCGGTGGACGACGCGCGGTGCGAGGACGTCGACGGGCTGCGGCTGCTCGTCGGCCCGGACGCCGTGCACGCCCAGCTGGTGGCGTGGCAGGTCGAGCGGGGGGTGCGTGCGCCCGCGGCACGCACGTCGGTGCGGGAGGTCGGGTGA
- a CDS encoding amino acid ABC transporter permease: MDEGYLDQFVSLFDEFDVLAAFWVNIQLTLYAGVIALVVGTVLAVMRISPVPSLRWAGTTYVTLLRNTPLTIIIVFCVLGLWGQLGITLSSDFQTNFFRLAVLGLAAYHAAFVCEALRSGVNTVPVGQSEAARAIGLGFWPAARLIILPQAFRGAVAPLGNVLIALIKNSTVAAAGSVAETSGLMRTMIEFRPDVIFAIFLTFALGYVIIVVPVGIATTSLSRRLAVAR, translated from the coding sequence GTGGACGAGGGCTACCTCGACCAGTTCGTGTCCCTGTTCGACGAGTTCGACGTGCTCGCGGCGTTCTGGGTGAACATCCAGCTGACGCTGTACGCCGGCGTCATCGCGCTCGTCGTCGGCACCGTGCTCGCCGTCATGCGGATCTCGCCGGTACCGAGCCTGCGCTGGGCCGGCACGACGTACGTGACGCTGCTGCGCAACACGCCCCTGACGATCATCATCGTGTTCTGCGTGCTCGGCCTGTGGGGCCAGCTGGGCATCACGCTCTCGAGCGACTTCCAGACCAACTTCTTCCGGCTCGCCGTCCTGGGACTCGCGGCGTACCACGCGGCGTTCGTCTGCGAGGCGCTGCGCTCCGGCGTCAACACCGTGCCGGTCGGGCAGTCGGAGGCCGCCCGGGCGATCGGACTGGGCTTCTGGCCGGCAGCACGGCTGATCATCCTGCCGCAGGCGTTCCGCGGCGCGGTCGCGCCGCTGGGGAACGTGCTCATCGCCCTCATCAAGAACTCCACCGTGGCCGCGGCCGGCTCGGTGGCCGAGACGTCCGGACTGATGAGGACCATGATCGAGTTCCGCCCCGACGTCATCTTCGCGATCTTCCTGACGTTCGCGCTCGGCTACGTGATCATCGTCGTCCCCGTCGGGATCGCGACGACCTCGCTCTCGCGGCGGCTGGCGGTGGCCCGATGA